In a genomic window of Fimbriimonadia bacterium:
- a CDS encoding dipeptidase: MTGLHGGREPLAALDRVRLVECGEPLVDLRTACPEVLIPRSTTIPWARERVAQMLASAAASLPSGLRLGVTEAWRPLQRQKRGYDRYMEEIRAAHPEWPHATLKRMTNRFFHPYDRKAPPGHCTGGAVDVRLYDEGGNEMDLASPFEGKWEGAPTHVRGLTPEAKRNRMLLVETMLQAGFSNCLQEFWHYSFGDAAWAVRIGSPVCYYGFIELPEEYWRAAEEEALRQGR; encoded by the coding sequence CTGGCTGCGCTGGATCGCGTGAGACTGGTCGAATGCGGCGAGCCGCTGGTTGACCTGCGCACCGCGTGCCCCGAGGTGCTGATTCCCCGCTCGACCACAATCCCTTGGGCCCGAGAGCGGGTGGCGCAGATGCTCGCCTCCGCAGCCGCTTCCCTACCGTCGGGGCTTCGACTCGGCGTGACAGAGGCCTGGCGACCCTTGCAGAGGCAGAAGCGGGGATACGACCGCTACATGGAGGAGATTCGGGCGGCCCACCCGGAATGGCCCCACGCGACTTTGAAGCGGATGACGAACCGCTTTTTCCATCCCTATGACCGGAAGGCGCCGCCCGGACATTGCACCGGTGGCGCGGTGGACGTGAGACTGTATGACGAGGGCGGCAACGAGATGGACCTCGCGTCACCGTTCGAGGGGAAGTGGGAGGGGGCGCCAACGCACGTGCGCGGGTTGACGCCGGAAGCGAAGCGCAACCGAATGCTGCTGGTGGAGACGATGCTACAAGCGGGATTCAGTAACTGCCTACAGGAGTTCTGGCACTACTCCTTCGGGGACGCGGCGTGGGCGGTGCGCATCGGCTCGCCGGTCTGCTACTACGGCTTCATCGAACTGCCCGAAGAGTATTGGCGAGCGGCGGAGGAGGAGGCGCTGCGTCAAGGAAGGTAG